The following nucleotide sequence is from Acyrthosiphon pisum isolate AL4f chromosome A2, pea_aphid_22Mar2018_4r6ur, whole genome shotgun sequence.
GAGAGGGAAGCTTCGATCCCACACCActaaaaaactgtatattttggAGACCCCCCCCCCTTTATTTCCACCAATGCCTagaactacaaaatatataaaagtactataaatattagtaggtactgggtatttatatattacttaagttattttaaaatgattatattttaactctttCCTATTTTCAATGGGATGCAATCGTAACATGAAAAGAAGCGAAAATCGTTTGAAAAGTctgatttacaaaatgtattttgtaagataactcaaaaactagCATCATTAGCaatcataatttaaactaaaaattttactgttattaaaacTTCAAATCccttagttaaaaattattttatgtattgaatGAAAAGAAGAATATTGTATTAGCTTTGCCaatcataattgtttttagtaGGCTGAAGTTCATTTATCTCCagatttatatttcaaattttagattctgagaggagcgatgaatgtaggtaggtatatttaatttacaatgatgtgtgtttttttctgtctCAGCAACATTTTGGGTAGTAAAAAATATCTGATTTTCAAGATCAGCATATtctctgatagaaaagtgaatctaattggtacttttaggagatcaaaattgaaaattcctagtaattttagaaagcgtcaagaaaaacaacaacaaaagtgaaaaaatactggtaatttttacgcaaaactattttttggaaaaatgtattttattttttggtgtaactcaaaaattaataaccgtatACCTTTgaaatattcaacaaataattatattatattatattatattaaaataaaataacaataaaaaaatttaatcggCAAAGGTAACGTACTGTGCAGCcgtgcagggatctatgcaacaatcagattattctacgaaaacaattgcatgaaataaaaatgtttacgcgtcatgcaaagaggttataatatgaatatattaatgtaaccaaaagtttattttctttaaggagcgtggtatagatttcagtgtctgatTGTGCAGGAGATACGTGTTAAATCGTGATGCGCGCCCAGCACTTTTGgggtttttcattttattatatcattgaattcaaatttattaccatgcattacagtgacccacttgtagatactattgtacagcagagcgtcaCCCATTTATCCGCTTTTTTTTACCTACTTTAAAgtgattaatttttacttttttcattaGATGGAAAAAAACTACGAATAAGTTTAGACATTTGCAATACGCATTCGCTTTCGACAACATTAATGTAGGTCATTaatccaaaattataaaaaagataataatggCCGAGTATGCGTAGGAAGATCCTTGCGAaactaataatatgatgatatcaTGTTATTAACACAATGGTAAATTAGCATAGGAACATGTCAAGTGtaatagtagatacctataaaacagtatacattatattattatgtactacaatattatacacttgaaAAATCGCATAAGCCCTTCAATAAACTAACATCGTAAAATATGTACTAATTACAGATAAGTATGCTACGTTTTGATAGATATAATTTCaagattgaataaaaaatattttagtatactaaattaatagtaataacgtACATATCAACTAGATTAACTTATGTGACGTCATCCTCGATAGTGACACCATCTCTAGGTagtcaaaagtcaaaatacaaaggtaggtaacataatactaacaaataaaaaaagataaatctTTGGTACAAAAGTtgttaattgattaataatttcagCAATCTTGTCCaagtattaaacaaaaatatgcaatCTGCTGccaaatatacatactataaaaatgtacataaactatgtatatacctaattaacgCTTATAAACATTACTGATTTCACTAATAGCTCAAATCCCCTAATTTAGTAAATTCCCCCCGACAAATTAGTACCTACTTGGTACTAAGCATAAGtagtttttagaaaatgtaatggagggacttaaaaaaaattttgggcCAATGAATTTTTTCAACATGAAATAAATCGGTAAATGCcatacaaattaaattcaaataagattttatttatttatgtttcaattttcaagttatttactcacaaacatatttaattttccattcGTATTATGCAAATggtgaattataaattacatagtcAGACTACTTATTGGTGATGATTCGGCCATCAAAATAGCATTATCATCTACAAGAATTTTAAGTTTGCATAGAAATTAGGAAAtgaataaacaaacattttttttattagtaacgAATTgattagataaattaatattttattgttgtgcaataatttattctttattttaatttgtcttaAACACAACTTCTTTATTAATTGCTAAACATAtactaaaaatgtgtttgttaATTTTAGATAACTAGATAAGATACACTGGTgacaggtacctacatttacatttaacagttattatattcatataaataataattaagaacacAATGCATGATACAtacgaaattaaataataatatatacttttatatttaacgtCTATCTTCAAATAAAAATCTCATATAGATACaattgtagtattgtacataGATTACTAAGAATAACACTAATGTATAAcaacaatgtaaaaataaatcaactaatTCCTTTCGACTATTACATAAACACAAAAACCTTAAGTGTCCATAGCGTAAGAACTATTAGGAGGTTTCTTAACAATTGATTTCAATTCTTTTTCATTTACAACTGGATCGTTGTATGTATTCCATTTTTGTATATCAGATGttccaaaaaatatgtaaatgaacCCAGTACATATGCATATTGCTCCAGATAAATGAAATACTTTACACCATTGACTCAATGTTTGCTGAAAAAAAcccatgtacctattatagtatattatttaatatccacACAATAATTCACCAAGACTTAATAGTTTGGATTTCGGCATCCGGtatatgtttgtttttagttttgtataatTTGACTTTTCTTCCGTCGATATCGATGcggtgaaataaatattattaattattatactaataaattattttctacttGTGATTAATAATgtggttataaatttataaatacgatacgaatctagatgaatttaatttaattatttaaatttaatttttgcaaatAGAACTAAGCCCCGAACCACGATATAGGTGGTTCAAATGTTTTACTTTTCCTGATAAAGCTTGCAGTAGAAGCATGTTTTttggaaaaatgaataaatttggAATAAGCAGTTCGtgttttatcagttatcatattatgttttatattttgatcaaagtAAGCTAGTTGACTATGTTGGGACCTGGGGGTATACCTGGGGGACCTTTAAGGTTTTAcagtggttttttttctattctgcAAATACTTTTGGGGTAAGTATAGGTagagttaaacattttatatagttattattattattattattattattattaaagtaagtgCTTATAATGCAActgcactaaaaaaatattttgtaaacaatatttcTCGCTCCTacgtaatttgtaattaaaacatCACCACTACACCAGTCATAATAGAACTCATTATATAATCCCAAGTtatcttataatagttaaagttaaaaacaaattacctgATTATAGGTTAAATATCCCACAACTATGGGTGATATAAATCCTGTGGACGTGGAAATAGTTCCAATTATTCCTTGAATCACTcctataaagaaaataatatttagtattacaattaaaactatagaagtatattataggtatactatacttaatagttgatattactataaaattgattaaaataataattttattttaaaaaaaatatattaagacatttaataacattttccttttaagtattttaatacaatacaaaaaaaatttgttcccattttaaattctgaggtTTTGAAGCAGAAAATATTCCAATCATAAACTTAGTAGGTTTCCAGTAGAAAATTAGATttagtttgtaattttaaaagtaaaacgaAGTAAATAACCtgtacctactttttaataattgggAAACACCAACATAAAACCGAGGAAATCCGGGATATTTAaacggtttttgacaaaataattggtttttttgttgtaattcataaaGAAATAACTATATAGTAACTTTACATTTTCCacaaaaaatgtctatactAACCTAAAATGCATATacgtcatgataatataatgtacaaaaaattaactctttttgagctagattattaaactttgtaaaatttgaaaatatgcacttttacatttttgtttatttacgtTGATAAAAGGTTTATCTATTGTCTCTAggtcacaaaaataaaaaattcaaatcaaagtacctatctacctcataagtttttcttacaatagttaaaaaatgtcaaaagttTGAACAAGTTTGAACAaagttgtgattgtataatattattcgtgggtatacttgaaacttctaaagtatactattatgatagtatcatggtttgttgttgatgtataacgcgttataagtacctataatagatattgtgatatgattaatttagaatttattataggtacattttttttttaataccatagactacctatatataatattatgtcttatacctgacataccgtctccgctcagaatcgtttttcttatacaatgatattatatcattgaattcaaatttaataccatccatcattatacagtgacccacttgtaatctactgtatagcagagcgacatccacttaccattggcgcaactagggggggggagaattgaaaatttacaacatggttccacgtaaataggttatagtatataaattacattattcacaataatatcatcaaatatacttagtgatATCATAGGCTggctgaccgttttcgctcagaatcgtttttcttatacaatgatattaatatattatatcataatttaatcaaaatttaacaccatccattacagtgacccacttgtaacctactatacagcagagcaacacccacttacccaccttttttcagttaattttatGTCATNNNNNNNNNNNNNNNNNNNNNNNNNNNNNNNNNNNNNNNNNNNNNNNNNNNNNNNNNNNNNNNNNNNNNNNNNNNNNNNNNNNNNNNNNNNNNNNNNNNNNNNNNNNNNNNNNNNNNNNNNNNNNNNNNNNNNNNNNNNNNNNNNACGATGgatataatgatgatgatgaaaacattcaactaaaaaaataatgtttaaaacatataaataaatataatatattattataacaaaaaaattaaaaattaaataaaaaaaattaattttaagtgacTTTTGTTCTGGGACTCTGGGTCCACATCAAGTacctatgactttttttttgtttctgtttttaaaaacaatttgtactgTAGACCCAGAAATTCAGAACtatggtttttgttttgtctTAGTGGTTAATAAAAGCAAACATATAGGCAAATAGTGATGTTAGGTCGGATAGGTCCCATCGAgtcacaaaaaaaaggtggagcttaagcaccccttacttcaaatgtctagttgcgccaatgccacttacccaccttttttttttgaaatttcaaaaatattaatcttagAGACTTTTCACCATTACGtatgttatagttttaaatatacaaattaatttttttaatatttagactaatttcaagctatttatttataggtaaaacgATCCTGTTCCTGTCGTTTTGGTACTATTATACAGTTCTACGGTACATCCGAACGGTATtgacttacaagttacaagctcataacatcaatataatattttatgatacctattattatttattatagtatatagtaggtatacgtgGAGTGTCTGACAAAAATTAGTTAAGCCAACCGttttttattgactataatatttggtattattaatagtaatatatatttattataatatatgcttgGAACTCGGATCATATACTAACCTATGTCCCAATAATTGAAGCACATAAAATTGATGAGTCACTGGTTGAGATGTGCTATTTGCGCATGCGTGTATACGCTTGTCGCATATTTATGCTAATAACTGTATTCTCCATAGACCTATAAGCTAATGGACAGCGCTTATATAGAGAGGTCAGGAGTACGATATAGAGTAAAAGAGAAAATAGAATGTGGGGGAAATATAGTATTAGATTCATACGTCTATGATTACCCGCTTTTGTTCTTTCTCTCTTTTCTCTCTTTGTTCTTTGTTCTTTCTTTCTCTTATATGATTCCCGTACATTGAGGGCAGGGTGGAGTGgaatgcgctgtccattagtttataggtctatggtgaTTAAGTCTCTGGGAATTCATGAGTGATAGCTTGTGAATTGTGATACAAATGATAAAGAgtgatatacatatatgtaacgAGTATATTTGCGCATGATAACGTATCTCAATCAGCGATTCGTCGCTAATATATGCTTCAAATTGTTTACATAGACGAGATAGGCTATGGCTCTAtccattgtatattatgatttaaggttTAGAAATAGAGGCACTCAgattaatgtttgtttatacaatgatttatcattgaattcaaaggtctttaaaatatcattgcaCCGTTTccatatagtaaatattagatgcacgatttaaatgtattttaaaaatttacccGCATAATTTGGAGCAATATCCACCACTGCAGCGAGTGCTCCAGAAGATATTGCGCCGTTTACAGCAGTTGCGCTGAAAAGCATGATTACTGCGGCCACTGAATCACATCCAGAATAACAAAAACCCAAAATAAATAACCCTTGTAAAACATTACctacacacaaaaaatattataaaacaacaaattagctgtaacactttaaatattataaagctaaCAGTCTCTTACAAAATAATGTGGCCATTTTGCGTACATTGGTCATAGACATTCTTTTAGTTTTCACCAAACGATCGCATATCATACTGAGTCCAAAAGAAAACGCCCATCGAAGAAAATGAGGCATTCCAGACCATAAACCTGTCTGAGAAACGATTGTTTTTACAGTtgtgattattaattttcatgttataggtacctacctgttttatatttaagcctaaaataaagttaaaatatgatGGAGCTTGAGCTGCAAGTGTGAATAAGCCCCAGAGACCTCCAGTTTGAGTCACTAAATTAATCAACACTGCTTTAGATAAAAGTAATGATTTCCAAGGTATTGGCGACTGCAACAGTattcaaataatagtatacaataacacaaaataacagaaatatcaataataacatttgttttaatacaattatattaataaattattacattatcttatagtatttataggtattgtaaatcatttataaagaaattttacaaaatatatatcaatatgtttttgaaacttattcgtttcaaaaaaaatgtatgtgtgtTCACCCATTCGTAACCTTTAGTTACCTATAGAGgttgataaaaatacaaaataagctataaacacCATCCAAGTCtcaaggaatctattgatataacttttaggAAAACTTTCTAGTCATGAGTCTATTAACTTCGGATAAACCAATATccatttttatgtaagtatacatttattatctgTAACCAATGAccaggaaaaaaaatacaaatataaaatacagcactataatataatatgtatcttagTTTTAATATGCCTCAGTTCACGAATAAATCAGAGTCTCACTATGTGAAATGATTTGACCTAGATGGTCAAAAAATTGGCTATAGTAAATTTGtactactataaattaattggCGAACAAAAAATAAGACGATCTTTTGAGATAGAGttgtactattaataaatatttggcaATAATTATCTTACCTAGCTTTAAACAAACGGAAATACGCAATATGATTGAAATTTCTGAATGACATAAAATTAAactgaaaaaaggtgggtaagtgggtgttgctctgctgtatagtaggttacaagtgggtcactgtaatggatggtgttaaattttgattaaattatgatataatatattaatatcattgtataagaaaaacgattctgagcgaaaacggtcagccAGCCTATGATatcactaagtatatttgatgatattattgtgaataatgtaatttatatactataacctatttacgtggaaccatgttttaaattttcaattcttagctataaaagtaataattttacattttataaatttttaactacaaaataattattaaattttaaatttgatacattttgtcgaaattcaaaatttaaatgcttataaaaaaaaattgtgcctatgtatttttaatattttttaactgctattgtaacaatacaggagccttatattacattttcacccTTTTTTACCCggcaaataaaatgttattgatatttatagaaaaaaaacacacatcattgtaaaatcaatacattcatcgctccgctcagaatctaaaatatattatacacaatttctgAGAAAAAATTGCTAAATAAAAGTAGAAGAATCAATGTCCACAAAGTCAATCGAAATTATTCAGACTGATCTTCTAAATTCATCGCTTTAAATTACCAACATATCTCTGAATGaagcaatttattaattacataatttagaaaattaagaatattttaaacataatgatcgataataattaatttacactgAGCGAAGAAAATTTTGTATGTTATACCACAGAACGAAATCCGTaaccaaataatatagttataggaATTGATTAACATGGCAAACGACAAGTTGCAACATCGCAAAACTTTTCATGCTCAATCGAGAaggttttgttttgtatttctacataatatttcctTTGATACTTTGACAAAATTGTTCAATCGTTCCGTACATTGATTTATGCTTAATCGTGTAATAGCtgtttatattacctaatttagTAATCTCAAATGTCTTACCAACTTATAccatgtaatatacaattttaaatttaagtcatagttatacatttttaagtagatAAAAGGTATATAAGGCCATAAGGGTGAGGATTtgagtaataactataattatagtctaTAACTCTTGATGGGCGATCGTCTATATTTTTTGCAAACAATAAcactcaacataatattattatcagtatttatcactataatttcaaaaattttaataattcatttttaacatttaacaaaaacaatggaaaaataaataaaaataaattagggaACATCAATATTTCATACGCACTACAGTCTACATATACAATCCTAACCCTaacaacaaaatttttaaatatagaaaataaatttggaatttttgtTCTTATGAAATAGTTTTTCGAAAAATGGATACTATATTTTGGTTTTCGTAAAATTATCTTTCAGAAAAATGTACATTCAGAAATACGGGGATTCGATAAAATTTCAGGGTATAcctaccacaatattataaactaaatagtaataacatattaacatgcattttaaataactgcacctatattatattacctactattattttaactatgatTTTTCTTACCGGTTTTGCTCTAAATTGGATGGTTTTTATATTGCAATTTTCTATGTATGTTCTTTCTCTAATACTGATAGTAGGATGTTTGGCAGGAGTATCATAGACCagtaaaatccaaaaaatagACCATAATAGGCCAAGTCCTCCGCTAACATAAAATACACTCTCCCAACCAAACGTGGCGATGAGATATCCACACATGATATATGTTACTGCTGTGCCGATCGAACTTCCTTCGtatataacaaaaagaaaaaatatgagCTTCAGAATACATATctatatttctgtataatatggttattttgataaatacaaaacattaaatttgtaatattacaccaattaggttaatcaaattttgataataatactatttgatAATACAATACTTGATTTTTCTTAGATTTTCGATTTCAGCATGTTTTCTGATTAGAAAGCGAATTTAGGTGGAGTATTCaaaaggtcaaaattgaaaagtaGTTTTAAACGCGTCGTGCAACacataaaaagaaaattcagacaaaaataaataatttttttatttattattaaaaattggttatgcaaaaccaatttttaacaaaatcgattttattttagtgtaaCTCAAATACTAATGAccgtaaatgttttaaattttcacaggatgttaatatgataatattttccatcggtaaatgttacaatttttgactatttttgatttgttataGTAGTcatgttacattttttatttagtatttttttattattattttttttttaaataaactaatatgtttaatggtagtttggttttttatagttttcttaATGTTAGTTTAATGTCAGTAAAGGTGTGAAAATAAATGGAAAACAAATACACAGCATACGATTCGCAGACGATATAGCCTTAGTAGCTGAAAACAAACGCAATTTGAGTAACATGTTGACAAATTTATCAATAGCACTAGAACaagttcaattaaaaataaatggcaaaaaaacaaaaattctaaTAGTAGACAAACATGGAAAATAATGCAGAGAACCATCAATTTACACCGCACACCTATTGAAGAAGTCAAATAATTTTGCTACTTAGGTAACTATATAACGCAGGATAATAAATACATGACAGAAATAAAGAGAAGAATAGCTTTGGCTAAGCAAGCTtttactaaaaaacaaaatctttaAACAAGCAGacacttattaataaaaattagaaatatttttattaaaatgtatatttggaGTGTAGCGTTATATGGTAGTGAGACATTGACCTTAAGCACTCTAAACAAAAGAAGAATGGAAGTATTAGAGATGTGGGCATGGAGGAAAATTATGAAGATTAGCTGGAGAGAAAGGAAATCGAACATAGAAGTGTTAAATATGATAGAAGAACCAAGACAAATTATCAAAATGATGGAAAATAAGAAAAGCCAAGTTTTTCGGTCACATTATGAGACATAACAcgttatttacaaatattacggAAGGGAAGATAAATGGGAAAAGAGGAAGAGGACGGCCGAGAGAAACAAATCTTGGAAATATAAAGAAGTTATTATCGCTAGGGAGCTATATAGAAATGAAGAGACTAGCGGAGAATAGAGAGGATTGGTTGAAGCGACAAGACGATATTGcctttagataaaaaaaaaaaggttagtttaataataaacagctgtcccaatattaaaatctaaactGTGTAACTATAATGCTGAAAACCAATTTATGAACACATTTtgataccaaaaaaaattcttaattgtCAATCACTGGTCTGTTCATcctactatagtaatattaacttgtattattatttaatggcaTTTAAAACCAGACTCAAGGAGCAGAagaatcattaataatattatatattcaatatgttttgcaaaaattagttcaacgaTATGTTTtcctaatagaaaaatattaatataaataaattataaaatattcatagacATATAAGCTGACACGCCGTGTctgcttagaatcgtttttagtATG
It contains:
- the LOC100164217 gene encoding putative inorganic phosphate cotransporter, translating into MEKRTVLWYMAFWGFAINYMFRMNINIAIVSMIKHSIPKTNVTIIQHECPRNTEQLTSNNTLAPNIFTVDLNDNKFEWNEHQQNLILGAFFTINWMMQLPGGVLAQRYGTKTVFGISNGVAAMLSFAVPATAKFNYKALVLLRVVQGLISGPSWPSMHTMTANWIPAHERSRFVSAYLGSSIGTAVTYIMCGYLIATFGWESVFYVSGGLGLLWSIFWILLVYDTPAKHPTISIRERTYIENCNIKTIQFRAKPSPIPWKSLLLSKAVLINLVTQTGGLWGLFTLAAQAPSYFNFILGLNIKQTGLWSGMPHFLRWAFSFGLSMICDRLVKTKRMSMTNVRKMATLFCNVLQGLFILGFCYSGCDSVAAVIMLFSATAVNGAISSGALAAVVDIAPNYAGVIQGIIGTISTSTGFISPIVVGYLTYNQQTLSQWCKVFHLSGAICICTGFIYIFFGTSDIQKWNTYNDPVVNEKELKSIVKKPPNSSYAMDT